Genomic segment of Actinomycetota bacterium:
ACGACGCGCTCGGTGCCACCGAGGAGCTGGCGGTCGAGCTCGAGCGCATGCAGTCCTACGGCCCCCGTCTGGCCGCGGCCCTCGAGCGCGTCGAGGCCGGCGAGCGCGAGTGGGTCGCCCGTCCGTTGATGGACTCGTACCACACCGTCTGGCACGAGCTGCACGAGGATCTGCTCCTCACCTTGGGTATCGACCGTTCAGCCGAGCAGGAGGTCAGGACCTGATGGCGCACTTCGGCGCGGTGATGACCGCGATGGTCACCCCGTTCTCCGACGACGGCGCGCTCGACGTCGGCGTCGCGGTCAGGCTCGCCCGCTGGCTCACCGAGCACGGCAACGACGGCCTGGTGGTCGCGGGCACCACGGGCGAGGGCCCGGTGCTCAGCGACGACGAGAGGCTGGAGCTGTGGCGGGCAGTGGCCGAGGCGGTCTCGGTACCGGTGGTGGCAGGCACCGGCACCAACGACACCGCCCACTCCGTCGAGCTCACCCGTCGTGCCGCGGGCACGGGCGTGGCCGGCGCGCTCGTCGTCACCCCGTACTACAGCCGCCCGTCGCAAGCCGGGCTGGAAGCGCATTTCCGCGCCGTGGCGGGCGCGTCGTCGTTGCCGGTGCTGATCTACGACATCCCCATCCGGACCGGTCGCAAGGTCAGCCACGATTTGCTCATCCGCCTGGCGCGCGAGGTGCCCAACATCGTCGGGGTGAAGGACGCGGCGCTCGACGTCGCCGCATCGGCGGCGCTCATGGCTGCCGCGCCGTCGGGCTTCGAGCTCTACAGCGGCAGCGACGACCAGACGTTGCCGCTGCTCTCGATCGGTGCGACCGGCACGATCGGCGTCGCCACGCACTGGGCCGGCGAGCTCGTCGGCGAGATGATCGCCGCCTTCGGCAAGGGCGATGTCGAGGGGGCCCGGCACATCAATGCCCGGTTGCTCGAGTCCTACGCCTTCGAGACCGGCGATCTCACCCCCAACCCGATCCCGTCCAAGGCGATGATGCGGGTGCTCGGCCTGCCCGTCGGCCAGTGCCGGTTGCCGATCGGGCCCGCTCCCGATGGCACCGAGGACCGCGCCCGCGAGGTGCTGGCGAAGCTGCGTGCCTGACCCCGTCCGCATCACCTTCCTCGGCGGCCTCGGCGAGATCGGTCGCAACTGCGCCGCCTTCGAGCAGGACGGCCGCATCCTGTTGCTCGACTGCGGACTCATGTTCCCCGACGCCGAGATGCTCGGCATCGACCTCGTGCTCCCAGACTTCACGTGGCTCCGCGAGAACGCGTCGCGCATCGAAGGGTGCATCGTCACCCACGGCCACGAGGACCACGTGGGTGGCCTCTCGTTCCTGCTGCGCGACCTGAAGTTCCCGATCTACGGGTCGGCCCTCACGCTCGGCCTGGCCCGCAGCCGCATCGAGGAAGCCGGGCTGATCGACCGCACCGAGCTCGTCACGGTGGTCGACGGCGAACGGCGGCGCATCGGGCCCTTCGATTGCGAGTTCATCGCGGTGACCCACTCCGTGCCACACGGATTCGCCACGGCGTTCCACACGCCGCAGGGCGTGATCCTGCACTCGGGCGACTTCAAGCTCGACCTCACGCCGGTCGACGGCCGCATCACCGACCTCGCGCGCATCGGGCGCATCGCCGACGAGCACGGCATCCGCCTGCTGCTGTCCGACTCGACCAACGCGGAGGAGCCGGGCCACACACCGAGCGAGCGCAGCGTGGGCCACGTGTTGCGCAACCTCGTTCGCGACAACGAGGGCAAGCGCATCATCGCCGCGTGCTTCGCCAGCCACATCCACCGGATCCAGCAGATCGCGGAGGCCGCGCTGGGAACCGGGCGCACCATTGCCACGCTCGGTCGCTCGATGGCGAAGAACGTTTCGCTGGCACGACAGATGGGCCTGTTGCACATCCCAGACGACCGGCTGGTCGACATCGAGAAGCTCGGCGACTTCGACCCCGGGAAGGTGTTGGTGCTCTCGACGGGGTCGCAGGGCGAGCCCATGTCCGCGCTGGCACTGATGGCCGCGGGTGAGAACAAGTGGCTGAAGATCGGCGAGGGCGATGTCGTGATCCTCAGCTCGCACGCCATTCCCGGCAACGAGCACAGCGTCAACAAGGTGATCGACGGTCTCTGTCGCCTGGGCGCCGACGTCGTGCACTCCGGCCTGGCCGCGGTGCACGTCACCGGTCACGCGATGCAGGGCGAGCTGAAGACGCTGCTGTCGATCGCCCGACCCGAGTTCTTCGTGCCCGTGCACGGCGAGTTCCGCCACCTCTCGCACCACGCCCGCCTCGCCATCGAGATGGGCGTGCGCGAGCGCAACGTGCTGCTCGCGGAAGACGGCGACGTGATCGAGATCGATGACAACGGCGTGGAGTTCGGCGAGAGCGTCCCCGCCGGCTACCTCTACGTCGACGGCATCGTGGGCGATGTCGGACACGGTGTGCTGCGCGACCGGCGCGTGCTCGCCGAGGAGGGTGTCGTCGTGGTGGTCGTCACCGTCGACGCGCAATCGGGCCAGCTGCTGACCCGGCCCGAGCTGATCACGCGCGGGTGGGTGCACGGGCCAGAGGCCGAGGAGCTCATCGAGGAGGGCCGTGACCGGGTGCAGGAAGAGGTGGAGAAGGCGGTCGCCGACGGCGCGGGCACCGACCTCGACACCCTCAAGCGCCACGTGCGCCGCGCCGCGGGCCAGTTCGTGAGCGACCGCACCCGACGCCGCCCGATGATCGTCCCCGTGGTCATGGAGGCGTGAGCCTCCGAAGCGGCATGGAGGCGTGAGCCTCCGAAGCGGCATGGAGGCGTGAGCCTGAGCCTCAGGCTGCGGGCCTGAAGAATTCCCAGCGGCAGAACGCCCGGAACACCTCCTCGCCGAACTCCTCCAACAGGGGCGTGATCTGGCTGGCCTGGGCGCGGAGCGCGGTCTGCTTGAGCGCGAGCAGGTCGTCGGGAAGGTCGACGTCGATCGCGAGCTCCGAGGCCGGCGTGCTCGGGATCTGCGCGTTGGGGTCCATCATCACCTCGGGCGGGAGGTAGGGCAGCCAGAGCTCGAGGAACTCGGGCGTCTTGGTCGCGTAGAGGAGCCTCGCGCCAGGCGCGCCGACGCGACGGAAGGCCTCGGTGGCCCACGCGCACGTCGTCTGGTGATCGCGGTGGCCGGTCATGCCGTCGGGGCCGAACGAGAGGACGGTGTCGGGCCGGATCTCCTCCATCAGCGAGACCAGCTTCCCGATCGCCTCCTCGGGTGCGACGTCGGCACAGCCGCCGTCGGGATAGTCGAGCCAGAGGTGCTCGGTGACGCCGAGGAGCTCGAGGCAGCGCTGCATCTCTGCGGTGCGCACCTCGGCGAGCCCCTCGAGCGGCCAGCGGACCGGGTCGACCGTGCCCAGCTCGCCCCGCGTCGCCGTCACGCACACCACCCGGCTGCCGGTCCGCACCGCCTCGGCCATGATCCCCGCCGAGAGCCAGGCCTCGTCGTCGGGGTGCGACCACACGCCGAGGACGGTTCCGAGATCGTCCATGCCCGACATTCTCGCCGCGTCCGCCGATGCCGTCAGCCGCAGGGCGCGCACAAGCCCGTCCACTCGTGTGGCTGCTGTTACGGTTGTGGCCACTGTGGCCTCCAAGCAGCGTCGTCGCCGGACGGGCTCGCGTCGCCCGGCCCGGCGGACCCGTCCCGCCGCGCGGTTGCGGCAGAGCCTGGCCACCCACCTCGGCCGTCAGTCCGACGACGTGTGGGGTCTCGTGCTCATCACGCTCGGGCTCGTCTCGGCGCTCGGCATCTACGCCGACCTGACCGGTCCCGCGGGGCGGGTGCTGCGCGAGTCGGCGGCCGATGCCTTCGGCGTGGGCCGGCTGCTCGTGCCGGTGGCCCTGTGCGGCGTGGGCGGCGTGCTGGTGCGCGGGCGGCCCTGGGGCGAGGAGCCCGCGCGGGTGGCTATCGGCTTCGGGTTCGTGTGCGCCGCGACCGCCGGCCTGCTGCACCTCGTGCACGGGTCGCCGGAGTGGGGAGCCCCCCTGTCGGAGCTGCGCGGTGCCGGCGGCGTCGTCGGCGTGGGCATCGCCGAGCCGTTGCGCACGTTGCTGGCGGGATGGGGTGCGGGCCTGGTGCTCGCGTCGCTCCTCGGACTCGGCCTCCTCGTGATCACCAAGACATCGGTGCGGGCCGCCGGCGACGCCGTCGTCGCGGCCGCCCGCGCGGTCGCCGCGGCCGTGCGACGCGGGCTGCTCTGGTTCGGGCGACTCGGCGAGGGGCCCGAGGTGGCGGCCGCGGCCGATCGCCACCCCTCCAACCGGACTGCGAGGCGGTCGCGAGCCTCGGCCCCGGAGCCGGACGACGCCGAGGCCGACGCCGGCGACGACGAGGAGGTGGACCCGGTCAACTCCGCCGAGGGGGCCGAGGCGGTCGAGGTGCACCTCGACCTCGACGCGCTCGCCGCGCCGGTCGAGGAGGAACAGCTCGCGATCGGGCTCGGCCCCGCGGCCGAGGCGACCGTGTGGCGCCTCCCTCCGCTCCAGGTGCTGAAGAAGGCGAAGACCCAGGAGATCGACCGGCGCCTCGTCGACCAGGGCGGGCGCACGCTCGAAGACGCGCTTGCCGCCCATGGCGTCGAGACGCGGCTCGTCGGCACGACGGTCGGGCCGACCGTCACGCGCTACGAGCTGGCGCTCGGCCCCGGCGTGAAGGTGGCGCGCGTGACCGCGTTGCACAAGGACATCGCGTACGCGATGGCCTCGCCCGACGTCCGCATCCTCGCCCCCATCCCCGGTCGCTCCGCCATCGGCGTCGAGGTGCCGAACAAGCAGCGCCAGCTCGTGTCGCTGGGCGACATCCTGTTGAGCGAAGAGGCTCGCCGGGCCACCCATCCACTCGAGGTCGGGCTCGGCCGCGACATCGCGGGCCGGCCCGTGATGGTGAACCTGGCGGAGATGCCGCACATCCTGATCGCGGGCGCGACCGGCGCAGGCAAATCGTCGTGCATCAACACCGTGTTGACGTCGATCCTGGCGCGGGGCACGCCCGACCAGGTCCGGCTGATCCTCGTCGACCCGAAGCGCGTCGAGCTCGGGCAGTACAACGGCCTGCCCCACCTGCTCACCCAGGTGGTGGTCAATCCCAAGAAGGCGGCCAACGCCCTCCAGTGGGCGGTGCACGAGATGGAGCGGCGCTATGACCTCCTGGCCGAGGTGGGCGTGCGCGACATCACCGGCTACAACGCCGCCTACGATCGCGGCGAGCTCCAGCCCGAGCCCGGCTCCGACCGCGGGCACGAGCGCCTGCCGTTCATCCTCGTCGTGGTCGACGAGCTGAACGATCTGATGATGGTGGCGGCGCGCGACGTCGAGGACGCCATCTGCCGGATCGCGCAGATGGCGCGCGCCGTCGGCCTGCACCTCGTGATCGCCACACAGCGCCCGTCGGTCGACGTCATCACCGGCGTCATCAAAGCCAACGTGCCTTCCCGGCTCGCGTTCGCCGTGTCGTCGCTGGCCGACAGCCGCGTCATCCTCGACCAGCCCGGGGCCGAACGCCTCATCGGCCAGGGCGACATGCTGCTCGCGGTCGCCTCCTCGAACGTGCCGCGACGCATTCAGGGCGCGTGGGTGGGCGAGGACGAGGTGCGCAAGGTCGTCGCGCACTGGCGGCGTCAGGCGCAGCCGCAGTACGTGGACGGCGTGGAGGGCGATCCGGTGGGCGGCGGGCTCGGTGATGCGAGCGGCGACGGCGACGACGACGAGATGCTCGAAGCGGCAATGGACCTCATCGTGCGCTCACAGTTGGGCTCGACCTCGATGCTGCAGCGCAAGCTGCGGGTCGGGTTCGCGCGGGCGGGGCGGCTGATGGACCTGCTCGAGCGCCGCGGCGTCGTGGGCCCGTCGGAGGGCTCGAAGCCCCGCGCCGTGCTGATGACGCCCGACGAGCTCGACGCGATGAACGCCCGCGCCGGCGCATAGCCGAAGAGGAACCGGTGGCCGAACGCGCCAATGGCGCTCGTCATTGAGCGCCATTGGGTGAGGGGGACGAGGGTTGGGTCAGGCGGCGACGCGGGCCCGTGTGTCCCGATGCTCGACCGGAGTCGCTCGGTCCCAGGCGCCGAGAAACCCGAAGAGGGCCTGCCAGACGGTGGCGAGTGAGCCGATGATGAGACCGGTTCCCCACGTGCCCATCCACGTCTCTCGCACGGCAATGC
This window contains:
- a CDS encoding DNA translocase FtsK, which translates into the protein MIPAESQASSSGCDHTPRTVPRSSMPDILAASADAVSRRARTSPSTRVAAVTVVATVASKQRRRRTGSRRPARRTRPAARLRQSLATHLGRQSDDVWGLVLITLGLVSALGIYADLTGPAGRVLRESAADAFGVGRLLVPVALCGVGGVLVRGRPWGEEPARVAIGFGFVCAATAGLLHLVHGSPEWGAPLSELRGAGGVVGVGIAEPLRTLLAGWGAGLVLASLLGLGLLVITKTSVRAAGDAVVAAARAVAAAVRRGLLWFGRLGEGPEVAAAADRHPSNRTARRSRASAPEPDDAEADAGDDEEVDPVNSAEGAEAVEVHLDLDALAAPVEEEQLAIGLGPAAEATVWRLPPLQVLKKAKTQEIDRRLVDQGGRTLEDALAAHGVETRLVGTTVGPTVTRYELALGPGVKVARVTALHKDIAYAMASPDVRILAPIPGRSAIGVEVPNKQRQLVSLGDILLSEEARRATHPLEVGLGRDIAGRPVMVNLAEMPHILIAGATGAGKSSCINTVLTSILARGTPDQVRLILVDPKRVELGQYNGLPHLLTQVVVNPKKAANALQWAVHEMERRYDLLAEVGVRDITGYNAAYDRGELQPEPGSDRGHERLPFILVVVDELNDLMMVAARDVEDAICRIAQMARAVGLHLVIATQRPSVDVITGVIKANVPSRLAFAVSSLADSRVILDQPGAERLIGQGDMLLAVASSNVPRRIQGAWVGEDEVRKVVAHWRRQAQPQYVDGVEGDPVGGGLGDASGDGDDDEMLEAAMDLIVRSQLGSTSMLQRKLRVGFARAGRLMDLLERRGVVGPSEGSKPRAVLMTPDELDAMNARAGA
- the dapA gene encoding 4-hydroxy-tetrahydrodipicolinate synthase, with amino-acid sequence MAHFGAVMTAMVTPFSDDGALDVGVAVRLARWLTEHGNDGLVVAGTTGEGPVLSDDERLELWRAVAEAVSVPVVAGTGTNDTAHSVELTRRAAGTGVAGALVVTPYYSRPSQAGLEAHFRAVAGASSLPVLIYDIPIRTGRKVSHDLLIRLAREVPNIVGVKDAALDVAASAALMAAAPSGFELYSGSDDQTLPLLSIGATGTIGVATHWAGELVGEMIAAFGKGDVEGARHINARLLESYAFETGDLTPNPIPSKAMMRVLGLPVGQCRLPIGPAPDGTEDRAREVLAKLRA
- a CDS encoding ribonuclease J — encoded protein: MAPRTAPARCWRSCVPDPVRITFLGGLGEIGRNCAAFEQDGRILLLDCGLMFPDAEMLGIDLVLPDFTWLRENASRIEGCIVTHGHEDHVGGLSFLLRDLKFPIYGSALTLGLARSRIEEAGLIDRTELVTVVDGERRRIGPFDCEFIAVTHSVPHGFATAFHTPQGVILHSGDFKLDLTPVDGRITDLARIGRIADEHGIRLLLSDSTNAEEPGHTPSERSVGHVLRNLVRDNEGKRIIAACFASHIHRIQQIAEAALGTGRTIATLGRSMAKNVSLARQMGLLHIPDDRLVDIEKLGDFDPGKVLVLSTGSQGEPMSALALMAAGENKWLKIGEGDVVILSSHAIPGNEHSVNKVIDGLCRLGADVVHSGLAAVHVTGHAMQGELKTLLSIARPEFFVPVHGEFRHLSHHARLAIEMGVRERNVLLAEDGDVIEIDDNGVEFGESVPAGYLYVDGIVGDVGHGVLRDRRVLAEEGVVVVVVTVDAQSGQLLTRPELITRGWVHGPEAEELIEEGRDRVQEEVEKAVADGAGTDLDTLKRHVRRAAGQFVSDRTRRRPMIVPVVMEA
- a CDS encoding PIG-L family deacetylase is translated as MSGMDDLGTVLGVWSHPDDEAWLSAGIMAEAVRTGSRVVCVTATRGELGTVDPVRWPLEGLAEVRTAEMQRCLELLGVTEHLWLDYPDGGCADVAPEEAIGKLVSLMEEIRPDTVLSFGPDGMTGHRDHQTTCAWATEAFRRVGAPGARLLYATKTPEFLELWLPYLPPEVMMDPNAQIPSTPASELAIDVDLPDDLLALKQTALRAQASQITPLLEEFGEEVFRAFCRWEFFRPAA